From Tiliqua scincoides isolate rTilSci1 chromosome 2, rTilSci1.hap2, whole genome shotgun sequence, the proteins below share one genomic window:
- the LOC136638992 gene encoding histone H2B-like, with amino-acid sequence MAAKQRVKKKGKTLKKNKVQRKHQKAKQKQKFQARKLKKTQSHLGRKAKQTSRAKAASREQKKICSPRLFASKILRQMPKVRMEAKARGLVKTLLTDLYNHVATEVETLSQKNDPSSISCADVQNFLKDAMAKELAKHTADSTSTTPTANNTTTTTTTTTTNSA; translated from the coding sequence ATGGCTGCCAAACAACGAGTTAAAAAGAAAGGCAAGACCCTGAAGAAGAATAAAGTCCAAAGAAAGCACCAGAAGGCCAAGCAAAAGCAGAAGTTCCAGGCTCGAAAACTTAAGAAGACTCAGTCTCACCTTGGTCGCAAAGCCAAGCAGACCTCCAGGGCTAAGGCAGCAAGCAGGGAACAGAAAAAGATCTGCTCCCCAAGGCTCTTTGCATCCAAGATATTGCGACAGATGCCAAAGGTGCGCATGGAGGCCAAGGCCAGAGGCCTGGTGAAGACCTTGCTGACAGACTTATACAACCACGTGGCAACCGAGGTTGAGACCCTGAGCCAGAAGAATGATCCGTCCTCCATCAGCTGTGCTGATGTACAAAATTTCTTAAAGGATGCCATGGCAAAGGAGCTGGCCAAGCACACAGCCGATTCTACCAGCACCACCCCAACTGccaacaacaccaccaccaccaccaccactaccaccaccaattCCGCTTAG